The genomic window TGACCTATGTAGGATAAACTTCGCATCTTCAACTAATCCGTAATTGTGCAGGTGGGAAAGGACTACCGTCCTTCAAGTAACCGAATGCATCATACATGCCGGTATATTTATGTTGTTGTATATGTACCAGGCCAGATGCCCACTATTCCTGACTTCGATTATGGCAGTTGAATGACCATAAAGGTTGTACCTCAGTAGATTCGTAATGAAATAGCACAAGGACGTATTCCTTGCTCAAACGCCAATTAATTCTAGTACTCACTTGTCAGCTCCTTAGCATGTGTACCAAGTTGGAACGTCGAAACCCTCGTGTAGGTACTAGACCAGATGATGCTTGCTGCTGTCACCTTTTTCTCCCAAATATCAAGTCCAAACAAGGTACCAAAAGATGTGGTAGATTTTTATTGACCAAAGAACCAAACACACGACAACTGATAGATCTACGAACATTATCAGATTGACCCGCCTGATTTTCGTCATAATGAAAACGATCAGAACTTTGTGACATACCAATAAAACGATACAACAATAAATTTATGGTTTCAAAAGGTATGGGAATAATTTATCACTGGTAAGGTAACGAACAGCTACTTGAAATAAATTTTTGGTTCGATCTTATCACCTACTAACACGTTTGATATATAGGgccttaaagaagaaattgagagaTAAGCAATCTTTAAAACAAACTATACAACACATGCTGTTTACGAATTAATCTTTTCGATTCAGTAGGCTAGACACTAATTCATTAGTCAATTTTACAGCACATACAAGCTCTTTCACGTCCATAATAAAGCTTCATATTTAGCTAGATTTTATGTTCCCCTCATACACTTATTTAGTCTACAAAGTGCGCACAAACAAATCAGTTATGGATTCTGGGACGAACACCCATGTAAATAATTACGTGGTGCATATTTTCTTCTTAGGGTTCAAAAGAAAATTTAGATTCATGAAAAATCAAGACCTATGCTCCACTTTACCGGTCCTAATCATTAAACCCAATTCTGCAATTTTAATTGTTGTTTATGAAAATTCTTGTCTTAAGATGTTAgtgaataacaattaaaattgatattATATCAAATAACTAATTTATATAAGAGGTACTTATCTGATTTTCGTGTCGTCTCCGATTCAATTGTTGATGACTTGAACATCCCTGTTAAACATCATGGAAACAAGAAAacggtaatggtagattgaggcgcatgttcaacatactgtccttaagacaagaatgcccggctacactctaaaaagatgatgctatagccctacgggtacatctgcctccaagatacaacaatcttaacaagcttgaatagcacattcaaacttgtccttctagaacttggcagcggaaaactcacgaatcgttagcacttaaaaccCCCGTATCAAAGATcggaaaaacgaagaagaagtactaTAAACCCTAGGGGATATTAgagaggtttttctatatatatatacaataaaaaataattcttcatatatataaaaccctaacccgataaaatttggaaggtgtttttatttttggaaaaacctttttattagtaatttttattcacataaaactgtattttttccaaCATATATTCCAAGAATCCTTTTCCATTAGGATTTATTCTCGATTGAGCCAGCTGGCAAAAACCCTTCCTTCAacccccatatatatatatatatatatatatattcttcgtTCATATCACCATTCAACACCCACTTTGATCTTCCATTTCAAGTTCTCTATCTCCAGAAACATAAACCCCATTATTTTCTCATTCTCTCTCTCTAGAACTGCAATGGCTTCTAGGAGTTCAACAACATGGACTGCTAAACAGAACAAAGCTTTTGAGAAAGCATTAGCAGTTTATGATAAAGACACCCCGGATAAATGGTACAATGTAGCGAGAGCAGTGGGTGGAAAAACGGTCGATGAAGTCAAAAGACAGTATGAAATCCTCGTTCGAGATCTCCAGTATATCGAGTCCGGCCAGATTCCCCTACCCAACTACAAAAACACTACTGCAACTAATACTAATTACCATCATCACCATGGTTATTCCAACAATGGAAGCAACATCAACATCAATGACGAAGAACAAAGGTAACCCAAAAAGTTTTCAATCATTCCAACATTTTTCTATCAACCCATAAAAACTAGGACGCTAATGCGTTTCGAACTCAGGATGAGAACAAACACCCCAAGACTTTGCGACTGTACTAGAGAAGCCGCAATTTTTCAGTAACCCCTAAGATTGAAATTCTTAAACTGATTCTTGTTCACTTAATCCTATTTGATTTGACTTCAATCATGTATTAGAATTCCTGACAAGTTAATGCCAAATTTCCATTTCTCTGTTTCTCTGAATTGCAGGTTAAAGTATCTAAAGCTAAGATAAAAAACAAAGAATCAGAAGCAGTACAAAGACAACTATGGTACATCAAGAATTAAACCTTTTAAAATGAACCCAGCTATTTTCATTAATGCTTGTTTATTATTTACTTAATTTTGTTCCTGTGGCTGTATTATCTTCCTTCAAGCGATTCTAAAAATCGCCCAAGTGTACTTAAGAATGAAAGAATAAATAATAACCGTAGTAATAGATTTCAGCTTGTTCCTCTGCTGTCATTTGTGTATATGCTCAGGGATGAATTTCATTCCAAGACAAATTCCAAAGGAAACAAGATCTAAGTTCCATGAAAAATGAATAACATTACCTGACATGACATGACTGATTGGTTACGAAATTATTTGACAAGGTAACTCAAATTGTAATAAGCTAAAGGGTATTCATAAAGACGATCCCCATCATTATGATTAAATCATAAGTAATAGAGTTTTAAGTTAGTATATAGGATCTGAAGGAAAAGTTTCTTACTTGAAAACGATTTCTGAAAGCAATGGGAGAAGGCAGGAATATGCAGAGTCGGTAAATGGAAATAAGTGGCGGGAAGGTTATTTATTTACTAAAAGGCCCAAAAtctgaaaaaagaagaagagaataatgcaTACATTTGCATCGACACAAGGCACATACAGTAGTTGGGTCGTATACATAACTTTAAAGCATAATATTTCAGCAAAACTTTTATATCATTTATATAAATGGGATATACATCTTATAAACAGTTTGAGCTTTTCTTATTAAGGTCTCTCATCTAAAAGGCCCAAAAtctgaaaaaagaagaagagaataaatgaaccataattttgggcataccaaaatctttcaaggcatactgaatgaagacaaaaaaggttgttgaatagcaaaatcagataatcccttaacccaaattttttttaatggcaaatctgccctttacgtattagtgttaataatcttgattagtgattaaatattttgtttagagattaagataattttcagaattataagagttgtttagatgaaaaatatgaggaaaacaaatcaaagttttggtttggttaagaaggagagaaagagaaggaaaaagtgagaaaattataattcttgattcaatggaggatgaggagggtcatatatcatctaaaaaacctaggaaaataca from Papaver somniferum cultivar HN1 unplaced genomic scaffold, ASM357369v1 unplaced-scaffold_118, whole genome shotgun sequence includes these protein-coding regions:
- the LOC113330721 gene encoding protein RADIALIS-like 4; translation: MASRSSTTWTAKQNKAFEKALAVYDKDTPDKWYNVARAVGGKTVDEVKRQYEILVRDLQYIESGQIPLPNYKNTTATNTNYHHHHGYSNNGSNININDEEQRLKYLKLR